In Xenopus tropicalis strain Nigerian chromosome 5, UCB_Xtro_10.0, whole genome shotgun sequence, one genomic interval encodes:
- the LOC101734580 gene encoding interleukin-12 subunit alpha has protein sequence MASRRAGSWVILAVLFCCQSKFAQSKPVLGDLSNSVDLVKCFKSSKSLVNVVNETLLEIKSNYKDFNCSYDEIDMRNVIAKDKMNILTSCIPSSLSKDHMCQSLNKAEFDEAKCLKAIHADLKVFKDELQESTPSLDAAISQLMQDLKVQDTEESNVKKELCSSFDCKLKQCRVILFYQLRTITFSRVLNYLRST, from the exons ATGGCCAGCCGGCGAGCGG GTTCCTGGGTTATTTTGGCTGTTCTATTTTGTTGTCAGTCGAAATTTGCACAAAGTAAACCAGTTCTTGGTGACCTGTCAAATTCCGTTGATCTGGTGAAGTGCTTCAAAAGCTCCAAGAGCTTAGTAAATGTGGTTAATGAAACACTTTTGGAGATAAAG AGCAATTATAAGGACTTCAATTGTTCCTATGATGAAATTGATATGAGAAATGTCATAGCCAAGGACAAAATGAACATACTTACCTCCTGTATTCCCAGCTCACTATCCAAG GACCACATGTGCCAGTCATTGAACAAAGCAGAATTTGACGAG GCTAAGTGTCTAAAGGCAATCCATGCAGATCTGAAAGTCTTTAAGGATGAATTGCAGGAGTCGACTCCTTCTCTTGATGCAGCAATCAGTCAGCTGATGCAG GATTTAAAGGTCCAAGATACTGAAGAAAGCAATGTCAAAAAAGAACTGTGTTCCTCATTCGACTGCAAACTTAAGCAGTGTAGGGTGATCCTGTTTTATCAGCTTCGCACCATCACGTTCTCTCGCGTGTTGAACTATCTGAGGTCTACATAG